The sequence below is a genomic window from Sulfitobacter indolifex.
GACGCCCGCGATGTCGATCAAGTCGCCCAGCGTGATCGACTCCACGCAGGTTTCGGCAAGGTTGTAGCGGCAGTGGTTCTCTAATTCGTTCATCCACATTTCAACGCCGAAGGTTTTGATGTCCATCGTGTAGTCCTCTCGATTATCAGCTGCGGGCCGGGCCGCTTAATGCCGCCATCAGCAGCTCCAGAAACTTGGGCGCCTGCGGCGGAGCGAGCCAGCGCATGACGGCCACGATCTCTTGCTCCGGTGCGATCCAGATCGTATGCCCGCCCGCGCCCTGTGCGCTAAAGGCAGTCGCAGGCAGCGCCGGGTTGGCATCCTGCCCCCGGTTCAGCCACCATAGAAAGCCGTAGTTGTCGAGGGTCGGCGTGGGCGTCAGGGACTGCTGCATCCAATCTTGGGGCAGAATCTGTTCGTCGCCCCATCTGCCATTCTGACTGATGAACTGGCCGAACTTCGCATGATCATCCGCACCGATGAAAAGCCCGCCACCCCAGTGCCCGCCGCCGGTGACCGACTGCATCCGCGTGCCGTCAATCTCGACCCAAGAGGTCGAGTACCCCTCCCACCGCCAGTCGCCGGACGCGCCAATCGGATCCATGATCCGTTCGCGCAGCACCTCAGGCAAGGGGCGGCCAAAACGGCACAGCAGTGCATAGGCCAGCGCGTTCACCCGCACGTCGTTGTATTCGTAATAGCTCCCCGGCGCGCCGACGTCGCGCAACTGCCCCTTGCGGCTGTTGTCTGCGCCAACGCCAATTTGGCGATAGTGGTCGACCTGATCGTCCTTGCCAAAAATCTCACCGCGCCATTCGCTGTTCATCTGCAGCATGTGCCGCCACGTGATGCGCCCGTTGTGATCGCCCGCGAAATGTGGGCCCGAAAGGCTTTCCCCCACCGGCGCGTCGAGGTCATCAATCAACCCGTCCTTCACGGCCAATCCGGCCAGCACCGAAAGATAGCTTTTGGCAATCGAGAACGTCATGTCGGTTCGCGTGGTATCGCCCCAATTGGCCACCCGTTCGCCGCGGTGCAGGATCACCCCCGCAGGCCCGCCGCGCGGTGCGACGGGGCCGACGATCTCGGTCCAAGGGCCGCTCTCATTCCACTCTCGGTTCCCGACATAGGCACCATCGGGGTAGTACATCTCGCGCGGCCATGCGGTCTCATGGGCGAGGGCGTGATCAACAGCGGCCTGCAAGGCGGGGGTGGCGGCGAAGGTCATTTGGCTCTCCTCGGGTTGAGGCGAACTCTTTCCAAGGGGGCGGGGATTGTAAACCGCAAAGACCTCTTCTTTCATGGGTTTACCTGGTTATAACGGGAAAGACCTGACTGCGTTTGACGATGCCATAGACAAAGCTGGTGTCGATCGAGCCAATCCCGCCGATGGGATGCAACCTTGCACGGACGAAGCGTTCGTAATCCTCAAGATCGCTGACCACGACCCGCAGCAGATAATCCGACAACCCACTCATCACGAAGCATTCCAACACCTCGGGGATCGCTTTGATTTGGCTCTCGAAGCGCTGCACCGTCGCCTCGTCATGGCCGTCAAGCGTGACACGCACCATCACTGTGACCGGCAGCCCGTAGGCCTTAGCGTCGACCTCCACACTATAGCCTCGGATCGCCCCGCTCTTTTCCAAAGCGCGCAAGCGCCGAAGGCAGGGCGAGGGCGAGAGGTGCACCTCCTCCGCGAGGTCGAGGTTGGTCATCCGACCATTGCGCTGGAGGGCGCGAATGATCTTGCGATCTGTGGCGTCTAATTGGGGTATCTGGGGCATAATATGCCAAACCTCCTAATTCTAGTGGATATAATAGCAACCTAATGCCAATACGACCATTAGATAATGCCCCAACAACTTTGAGGGGCACCCCATGAACAATTCGCAGAAATCCTTTGCCACACGCGCGATCCATCACGGCTATGACGCGCAAAGCGAACAGGGCGCGTTGAACCCGCCGATTTACATGAGCTCGACCTTCACCTTTGAGACGGCAGAGGCAGGCGGCGACATGTTTGCCGGTGAACGCGAGGGACATTTCTATACCCGCATTTCAAACCCCACGCTCGACCATCTGGAAAAGCGGATTGCCAACCTCGAAGGGGCCGAAGCGGGCCTTGCCACGGCATCTGGCATGGGGGCGATCACCTCGACGCTGTGGTCTTTCCTTGAGGCGGGGGATGAGATCATCATCGACAAAACGCTCTATGGCTGCACCTTTGCATTCATGACCCACGGCCTGCCGCGCTTTGGCGTGAAGGTGACGCTGGTTGACATGACTGAGCCTGCGAACCTCGAAGCGGCGATCAGCGCGCAAACCAAAATCGTCTATTTTGAAACCCCGGCGAACCCGAACAACCGTCTGGTCGACATCGCTGCCGTCTCCCGCATCGCGCATCGCGCCGGGGCCAAGGTGGTGGTCGACAACACCTATGCCACACCTGTCCTCACCCGCCCGATTGAACACGGCGCAGACATCGTGGTGCATTCGGCGACAAAGTTCATTTCCGGTCACGGTGATGTGGTTGCGGGCCTCATTGTTGGCAGCAAAGAAGATATGACGCAGGTGCGGCTTGTCGGCCTTAAGGACATGACGGGTGCTGTGATGTCGCCGCTGACCGCCATGTTGCTGTTGCGCGGGGTCAAGACGTTGGAACTGCGGATGGAGCGCCACTGCGCCACCGCGCGCAAAGTCGCCGAGGCGCTGGAAGCGCATCCGGCAGTGCTGCATGTCGCCTACCCGGGTTTGAGCAGCTTCCCGCAGGCCGATCTTGCGCGGCGCCAGATGTCGGATTTCGGCGGCATGATCCCCTTTGAGGTCAAGGGCGGCAAACCGGGCGGCATTGCCTTTATGAACCGGCTCAACCTGATCCAGCGCGCCGTGAGCCTTGGCGATGCGGAAAGCCTGATCCAGCACCCGGCCAGCATGACCCATTCGACCTATTCCCAAGAGGAACGCGCCGAGCATGGCATCGCCGAGGGACTGGTGCGCCTATCGGTCGGGTTGGAAAGTGCCGATGACATCATTGATGACCTTTACGCCGCGCTTGGGGCGCATAACATGCAGGCGGCCTAATCCGGCCCCTCCAACGGGTGCGCCATGCCGCGCGCCCGCGATGTCACCAATCTGTGTCACCAATCTGAAAGACCTGCCATGACCGCTCTCGCCCCAGACCAGCTCAAGACCATCGAACAGCGTCTTTTGTGGCTGTCGCATTGGATGATCCACAACGCCAACCACATCCGCCCAAAGGTGGACGGGATCAAGGTGGGCGGGCATCAGGCGTCTTCGGCCTCCATGGTGTCGATCATGACAGCGCTCTATTTCAGTGCGCTGCGGCCTGAGGACCGGGTTGCGGTGAAACCTCATGCTTCGCCGATTTTCCACGCGATGCAGTACCTGATGGGCAATCAGACGCGTGAAAAGATGGAGAACTTCCGTGGTTTCCACGGTGTGCAGAGCTACCCGAGCCGGACCAAAGATCTCGATGATGTGGATTTCTCTACCGGGTCCGTGGGTCTAGGCGTGGCCGTGACCTCCTTCGCTTCGCTGGTGCAGGACTACATCACCGCGAAGGCGTGGGGTCAGGATGTGAACCTAGGTCGCATGGTGGCGCTCGTTGGCGATGCCGAGCTGGACGAAGGCAACATCTACGAGGCCTTGCAAGAGGGCTGGAAGAACGACCTTCGCAACACGTGGTGGATCATCGACTATAACCGCCAGTCGCTTGACGGGGTCGTCCGCGAGGGCTTGTTCAAGCGGATCGAGCAGATTTTCGACGCCTTCGGCTGGGACGTGGTGAAGGTGAAATACGGCGCCCTGCAACGCGCCGCCTTCGACGAGCCGGGCGGCGAGAAGCTGCGCGACTGGATCGACAACTGTCCGAACCAGCTTTACTCGGCGCTGACCTTCATGGGCGGTGCTGTCTGGCGGCAACGTTTGATGGACGCACTTGGCGATCAGGGCGATGTGACCGCGCTGATCGAGAAGCGCAAAGACGACGAGCTGGCCGACTTGATGGAGAACCTTGGCGGCAACTGCGTGCAGACCATGGCCGAGACCTTCGCCGCCATCGACCACGACCGACCGGTTTGTTTCCTTGCCTATACGATCAAAGGCTGGGGCACGCCGATTGCGGGGCACAAAGACAACCACGGCGGGCTGATGAACAAAAGCCAGATGGCCGAGTGGCAGAACCATATGGGCGTGGCCGAAGGCGAAGAGTGGGAGAAGTTTGCCACCGTCAGTGACGCGCAAGCCCTGCAATCCGCGCTTGATAAGGTGCCGTTTTTCGCCAAGGGCCGCCGGCGTTACGATGACGCGACCCTGCCGGTGCCGCAGATTGAACTCTCCAGCGACCGCGAGATTTCGACGCAGATGGCCTTTGGCAAAATTTTGGATGATCTGTCAAAAGGCGACAGCGATCTGGCCGAGCGCATCGTGACCATGTCACCCGATGTCACCGGCACGACCAACCTCGGGCCATGGGTGAACCGGCGCAAATTGTTCGCGCGCAGCGAACAGGCCGATACCTTCATCAATGAGAAAATCCCCTCCACCGCGAAATGGGAGTTCACACCAAAGGGCCAGCATATCGAGCTGGGCATCGCCGAGATGAACCTTTTCCTGCTTCTGGGCGCTGCGGGCCTCTCGCATTCGCTTTTCGGCAAGCGGGTCATTCCCATCGGCACGGTTTATGATCCCTTCGTGGCCCGTGGCTTGGACGCGCTGAACTACGCCTGTTATCAGGACGCGCGATTTATGATTGTAGGCACGCCATCGGGCGTGACATTGGCCCCCGAAGGCGGAGCGCATCAGTCCATTGGCACGCCGCTTATCGGCATGAGCCAAGACGGGCTGGCGAGCTTTGAGCCCGCCTTTGCTGACGAGTTGGCGGTGATCATGCAGTGGGCTTTCGACTACCTGCAGAAGGACGGAGAAGGCGACCCGGATGAGCGCACATGGCTGCGCGATGAGACGGGCGGCTCGGTCTATCTACGGCTGACCACCAACCCCATCGAACAACCCGGCAAACGGGTCGACGAAGACTTCCGTCAAGGCGCCATCGATGGTGCCTATTGGTTGCGCAAGCCGGGGCCGAATTGCGATGTGGTGATTGCCTACCAAGGTGCCGTGGCGCCCGAGGCGATCAAGGCGGTAGGGATGATCGCCGAAGGCCGGCGTGATGTGGGCGTGCTGGCGGTCACATCCGCGGATCGTCTCAACGCGGGTTGGACAGCGGCACAGCGCGCGCGGGCGCGGGGCAATGCAGAGGCGGAAAGCCATATTGAGAGCCTGTTGGCCGATCTGCCGCGCGACTGTAAATTGGTGACGGTGATCGACGGACACCCCGCAACGCTTTCCTGGCTGGGTTCAGTTGTCGGGCACCAGACGGTGCCCCTCGGGGTAGAGCATTTTGGCCAGACCGGCACCATCGCAGACCTTTACCAACATTTCGGCATCGACGCGCGGTCGATTGTCGAAAAGGTCGCGGGGCTGACACCGGGGCGGCGGATTCTGCACCGAGTGGTCGGCTGAAGTATAAAGGGCGTCCGCTGCGGCCCCCGTCCCTAACGATGCGCGGCGCTTGCATCCCAGATAGGCGGGATAGGCACTCTGGCTATAGGCTTTGGCCACGCTGCAATCAAGGATGGTCGCACGGCTGCACCCCCCTGCCTACTGCCAGACAAGACCGCCAGCTTGTCTGTGCAGCGCACAAATTCGCCCCTGCCCGCACTCTGGGCCGGGACGGCAATAAAAGCGCCATGCTCTGCGCGATGTTCGAATGCCCCCCATATACGCTGGGCAAATGCGCAGTTTTACACGGTGGCCCCCCTGCCACTGCGCGTTTACAAATGCAGCTCTTGAGGGCCGCTTAACATCTAAATCTTGACATTTTGCCCCCTCCCTCTGATTGACGTGCAAACGAACTTGACGGGAAGAGGGGACAGGGTGCGTTTTTTAGCAGGAATTGCCAAAGTCATTTGCGCGGTGAATTTAATCATCGGCAATCTGTTTTCTTGGCTCTCACTCGGCATCGTGTTGGTTTGTTTCACCGTGGTCGTGCAGCGCTATGTTTTCGCTGTCAGCTTCGTCTGGATGCAAGACCTCTATATCTGGCTTAACGGCGCAATGTTTACCGCTGTGGCGGGCTTCGCCCTGTTGCGCGATGACCATGTGCGGGTAGATATTTTTTACCGCCCCGCCACCATGGCGCGCCGCGCGCTGATTGATCTGATCGGCGTCGTCGTCTTTCTACTGCCCTTCTGCTGGGTGGTTTATGCCTATTCGATGCCCTTCGTGCAGCGCGCTTGGGGCTACCAAGAAGGATCGGCCAACGTGGGTGGGATGCCGGGCCTCTATATTCTCAAAGCCTTCATTATCGGCTTTGCCGTTCTTATCGCCCTTCAGGGCATTGCTTGGATCATCCGCTCCATTCTGGTGCTCAGCGGCAATTCTGAGCTTGTGCCCAAATCCATGCAATACAGCCGGGATCAAATCCCCGCAGACCATCCGCAGGGAGCCGTTTGATGGACCCGATTTTAATCGGCGAGATGCTCGCCGCGCTTATGTTCTTTGGCGTGATTGGCTTTTTGCTGTTGGGCTTTCCGGTCGCCTTCACGCTTGCCGGTGTGTCGCTGCTCTTTGGCTTGGTCGGAATCGGCTTTGGGGTTTTCGATCCATCTAACTTCGGTTCCCTACCAAACCGCTATATCGGCTTTATGACCAACGAAGTCTTGGTGGCCGTACCGCTATTTATCTTCATGGGGGTGATGCTGGAACGCAGTCAGATTGCTGAGCAACTGCTGATGACCATGGGCAAACTCTTTGGCAATATGCGCGGCGGACTTGGCTTTTCGGTGGTGATCGTGGGCGCGATGCTTGCCGCCTCGACCGGTGTGGTGGGCGCGACTGTTGTGACGATGGGGCTGATCTCACTGCCTGCCATGTTGCGGGCGGGCTATGACCCCAAACTTGCGACCGGCGTGATCTGTGCAAGCGGGACATTGGGCCAGATCATTCCACCGTCCACAGTCTTGATTTTCATGGGCGATATGCTGGCGGGCATCAACTCTCAGGTACAGATGGCCAAGGGCAACTTTGCGCCCTCCCCCGTTTCCGTCGGCGATCTCTTTGCCGGGGCGCTATTGCCGGGCATTCTGCTGGTGTCGCTTTACATGGGCTATGTCCTGTTCAAAGCCGTCACAGCGCCAGCTTCGTGCCCCGCGACGCCGGTGCCCGCAGACGAAAAGGGCCAGTTGCTTCGTGACTTTTTCGTCGCTTTGGTGCCGCCACTTTTACTGATCCTTGCTGTGTTGGGCTCAATCCTTGGCGGTATTGCCACCCCGACAGAGGCGGCTTCGGTCGGGGCCGTGGGCGCGATGGTGTTGGCAGCATTGCGCTGGCGCCTGTCCTTCCGCATCCTGCGCGAGACGATGATTGCGACAGCGACGATCACCAGCATGGTCTTTATCATCCTGCTGGGCGCATCGGTCTTTTCCATCGTGTTCCGCATGATGGGTGGCGACAATCTGGTGCATGAGTTCCTCAGCAACCTGCCCGGCGGCCCCTTGGCGGCGGTGGCAGTTGTAATGGTCATCATGTTCTTCCTTGGGTTCATCCTTGATACATTCGAGATCATTTTCATTGTGATCCCGATTACAGCGCCCGTGCTTTTGATGCTGGATATTGATCCGATCTGGCTGGGTGTTTTGGTTGGGGTGAACCTGCAGACCTCCTTCCTCACGCCGCCCTTTGGCTTTGCGCTGTTCTATCTGCGTGGGGTGGCCCCAGCAGACCTGCCGACCAGTGCGATCTACAAGGGCATCCTGCCGTTTGTGTTGTTGCAGGTTGTGGCGATTGCGATCCTGTTCGCTTTCCCGCAGATCGTGACCTGGTTGCCAAAGGTCATTTCGGGCTGAGTGTGATGCGAAACTGATAGAAGGCCCGGTGGCAACGCTGGGCCTTTTTCTATTAGGCAAAGCGTATCACTTATGTCCCGCCCCGTGGCACACCGGGCATCGCCCTCCCTCCCCCCGGAGGGCGATTTTGCGATGTCACGAAAGGCGGCTCGGCCAGAGGTTCCTGCGGTCTTGTTGCCAAATCCTGAGGAGATGATCGCCCACCAGGGAGGGCGACACCCTTAGCGCAAAAACGCAAAAGGCCCGGCGTTTCCACCGGGCCTTTCTACATCACTTAGCGCAAAGCTTAGTACTTCAGGAACTTCTGACGCGCCTGAACATAGGGGCTGTCGATGTTCTCGGTTCGGGTGCGGACAAGGTTCAGCGCCTCGACAAAGCTTTCGGCGGTCTTCTTGACCAGTGGATCGTCGCTGTTGCGCAGTTCTTCGACCACTTCGACCGACGCCTTCGCGCCCGCTTCCATGATGTCGTCGGGGAAGTTGCGCACAGTCACGCCATGCTCTTCGACCAGCGTCTTCAGCGCGCGCGGGTCGTTGGCATAGAAGTCCGCCGCGACCTGATCGTATTCCGCCTGACAGACATCCCGCACGATGGCCTGAAGGTTCTCAGGAAGCTCCTGATACTTCTTCTTGTCGACGACAAGCTCGGTCGCCAGACCCGATTCCACGAAGGACGGCATGTAGTAGTTCTTGGCAACCTGATGGAAGCCGAGTGCCAGATCGTTGTAAGGGCCAACGAATTCAGCCGCGTCAAGCGTACCCGACTGCAGCGCTTGGAAGATCTCGCCCGCTGCCATGTTGGTCACGGTCGCGCCAAGTTTTTCCCAAACCCGGCCACCAAGGCCGGGCGTCCGGAAGCGCACGCCCTTGACGTCATCAAGGCTTTTCAGCTCATCGCGGAACCAACCGCCGGTCTGTGTGCCGGTGTTGCCCGACAAGAAGCCCTGAACGCCGAACTGGTCATAGATTTCGTCCCAGATTTCCTGACCGCCCATATAGCGGACCCATGCGGTCAGCTCAGGCGTGGTCATGCCGTAGGGCACACCGGTAAAGAAGGACAGCGCGGGAGATTTGTTCTGCCAATAATAGGCGGCGCCGTGGCTCATTTCGGCGGTGCCGTCGATCACAGCATCCAGCGACTGCAGCGGCGGAACCATCTCACCGGCAGAGAAGACTTGGATCGTCAGTTCGCCACCGGAAGCGGCGGTGATACGGTCGGCCAGACGCTGCGCGCCAACACCCAGACCGGGGAAGTTCTTGGGCCATGTGGTCACCATGCGCCAAGTGATATTGCCTTGCGCGACAGCTGGGGCCGCGAGGGTCGTGGCAGCAGCGCCCGCCCCCAGCACACCGGCTTTGCGAATAAATGAACGACGATCCATGTTTTTCCTCCCAAACGGATAATTGTTAAGCATCCTCCGCCATTTGCGCAGAGAGCTGTGCGAAACAGATAATCGTCGCTTTTCGAGAATGTCCATGGCCTACGCGAATAGAAGCTTCCTCTGACTGGACAATCTCCCCATTCGGCGGATACGTAGTGCTACTTAAAGCGGCATTATTAATGGTCTTTTGCCTTGTTTTCGGCTGAAAGGCCAATAATGTGCGAGCTGCCAGGGAGGGCTCAGATCTTGATAAAATTCATCGACCAGATGAACGAAATCGTCGGGCGCATTGTGTCGGTGGTTGCCGTCATTTTTGCCGCGATCATCATCTATGACGTGTTCATGCGCTACGCGCTGAATGATCCGACCCGCTGGGCGTTTGACGTCACAAAACAGCTTTACGGCTTTTATTTCGTCATGTTGGGCGGCTACGCGCTGCGCCATCAGGCCCATGTGCGCGTCGACCTGATTACAGAAACCCTGTCCCACAACGTCAGACGTTGGGTCGAGGCGGCGGGCTATGTGATCTTCTTCTTCCCCTTCGCGTGGATCTTCACCACGCGGTCTTATGAATTCGCCATGCGTTCTTATGCTCAGGGTGAGACGACCTACGGCTCTGTGCAGCTCCCGGTCTATCCGCTTAAGATGGCCATGGCCCTCGCCGCGGGCCTGCTGTTGCTGCAAGGCGTGTCGGAATTTTTGAAACTCGTACTTAACCGTCAGGAACTGCCACGTGACGCCTGAACTTATCGCACTCGCCATGTTTGGCCTGCTTTTGCTGGGCCTTTTCATGGGTCACCCGCTGGCCTTTGTTCTGGGCGGCACCGCTGTTCTGGGCGCTATCATCGCGGGCAAACCGATGGTGCTTGGCATCGTTATCAACCGCATCTTCGGCGATGTGTTGGATAACTTTACCCTGATCGCCATTCCGTTGTTCATCCTAATGGCAAGGTTCCTGTCTGATTCGGGCGTGACCGATAAGATGTTCGAATCGTTGCGGCTTTTGATGTCGAATATCCGCGGTGGTCTGGCGCTGGCGGTGGTCTTTATCTCGATCCTGCTGGCGGCGACCACCGGCATCATCGGCGCGTCGATCACTGTTATGGGTGTGATGGCGCTGCGTCCAATGCTGCAATATGGCTATAGCCCGACGTTGACGACCGGCGTCATCGCGGCTTCTGGCTGCCTTGGTATTTTGATCCCACCGTCGATCATGTTGATCCTTATGGCATCCTACTCACCACTTTCGGTGGGTGAGCTTTTCGCTGGGGCGATGGTGCCGGGCGTTGTGCTAGGCCTGCTCTACGCGGTTTGGGTCTTTATCGTTGCCGTGGTGCGGCCCGACATGGCCCCCGCCGTGGAACCCGACGAGAAAATCTCGAAACCCGCTCTGGTGCGGATGCTGCTGATCGAAGCGGTGCCGCCCCTGGTGCTGATCCTTGGCATCCTCGGCTCGTTGCTTGCTGGTATCGCCACGGCGACCGAAGCCTCGGCCATTGGCGCGGCGCTTGCCCTGCTGATCGTAATCATGCGCCGCAAGTTCACTTGGGCCAGTTTTTATGGTGCGATGCTAGAGACGGCCCGCACTTCGGCAATGATCCTCTTCATCGTCATCGGTGCCACCGCATTTACCGGCGTGTTCAACATCACCGGTGGCCTGCGTGCCACGCAAGAGATCATCCGCAACCTCGACATGGCGCCTTGGCTCCTGATCGCGATGATGATGTTCATCGTCTTTATCCTCGGCGCCTTCCTTGATTGGACCGGCATCGTGCTGCTGTCCTTCCCGATCTTCCTGCCGATCGTGCAGGAAATGGACGTGAGCCTTTTGTGGTTCGTCGTCCTGATGTCGGTGGTCCTGCAGACGTCCTTCTTAACGCCGCCCTTTGGATATGCGCTGTTCTACCTGCGCGCCATTGCGCCGCGCGAGGTCAAGACGTCGCATATCATCGTCGGTGTGCTGCCGTTCATCGGGTTGATCCTGATGATGTGCGTGGCCATCGCCCTGTTCCCACAGCTGGTCACCTGGCTGCCGGAAACGCTTTATACCAAGTAAACCAACGGAGGAGTATAATAATGAAAATGAAATCAACCCTTGCCGGTCTGGCACTCTGCGCGGGCTTTGCCACGCAGGCGGCAGCCCAGGACAACTGGACCATGACAACCACATGGCCCACATCGCTTGAACTGATCGAGATCGACAAACACTTCGTCGAACTGGCCAACAAGCTGACTGGCGATGACCTGACCATCGAATTCTTCGAAGGCGGCTCGCTCGTGCCCGCAGGCGAAGTGTTCGGCGCGGTTGAATCCAACACCGTGCAGGCCGGCGCTGACTGGCCCGGTTACTGGGCAGGCCGCAACTCGGCATTTTCGCCCCTGGCAACCACGGCAAGCCTGTTCAACGCGGTCGACTACGTCAACTGGATCGAACAGTGGGGCGGCAAAGAGCTCTATAACGAGATCTATGGCAAGTTCGGCATGGTCTATCTGCCCTATGGCGTGACCAACAACGAATCCGGTTTCCGCACGAATGAGCAGATCGTCACGCTGGAAGATCTTAAGGGCAAACGTCTGCGTCTGTCGGGTCTTGAGCAGGGTCGTCTGTTGGAAAAACTGGGCGGGTCGCAGGTCTCCATGGCTGGTGGTGAAATCTATCAGTCGCTTGAGCGCGGCGTGATTGACGG
It includes:
- the dctP gene encoding TRAP transporter substrate-binding protein DctP, with product MKMKSTLAGLALCAGFATQAAAQDNWTMTTTWPTSLELIEIDKHFVELANKLTGDDLTIEFFEGGSLVPAGEVFGAVESNTVQAGADWPGYWAGRNSAFSPLATTASLFNAVDYVNWIEQWGGKELYNEIYGKFGMVYLPYGVTNNESGFRTNEQIVTLEDLKGKRLRLSGLEQGRLLEKLGGSQVSMAGGEIYQSLERGVIDGAEFSTPNVDFSGGFQQVTKYWATPGWHQSASIFGVMINKGAWDALSEETRESLEVAAQANLIWSLSFTEKRATEAYQQFIDAGIEINRYDDEMLATVQEMANETIEETACENPDSAKVYLSQLEYLADYAKWRDASAPFNLGRTPNGPDIEKIRACAE